In one Methylosinus sp. H3A genomic region, the following are encoded:
- a CDS encoding endo-1,4-beta-xylanase, which produces MVLASELDEGRFGAVFSVRLLLDRILLQWSSEATFFSKRDFFFMKWNRRDVLTSSLGAAALAMTPAAASAATSSWKAQRRVPYGAALGLADLKSDPRLGVALAEQCSLIVPVDELKWSRLRPNASTFAFDGADSLLSFAQRNGLSMRGHTLVWYASMPEWTKTIDTPAKAERALVEHIETVVSRYRGRIRSWDVVNEAIPDVARRPTDRRPSLWLDLLGDRHFALAFRTAAAADPQAQLVLNEYDVEFGDEHFPAKRAAFRNLVFRLLDAGAPLHAVGLQCHLRGAKAIDRDGLGRFVGELHAAGVKVLITELDVVDKELPPSPLERDQIIARQVGDLLSTVTTAGPLDALLTWAFRIAIAGFHICSRAATVCRTGRSRSIATSAASRSCR; this is translated from the coding sequence GTGGTGCTGGCGTCTGAGTTGGACGAAGGGCGCTTTGGCGCGGTCTTCTCCGTTCGGCTTCTGCTGGATCGAATTTTGCTGCAATGGTCATCCGAAGCCACGTTTTTCTCAAAGAGAGATTTCTTCTTCATGAAGTGGAACAGGCGCGACGTCCTGACCTCCAGCCTCGGCGCCGCCGCATTGGCGATGACGCCCGCAGCCGCGAGTGCGGCGACCTCGTCATGGAAAGCGCAGCGGCGGGTGCCATATGGTGCGGCGCTCGGACTGGCCGATCTCAAGTCCGATCCGCGCTTAGGGGTGGCTCTCGCAGAGCAATGCAGCTTGATCGTGCCCGTCGACGAGTTGAAATGGAGCAGGTTGCGGCCAAACGCTTCGACCTTTGCTTTTGATGGAGCCGATTCGCTGCTGTCGTTCGCGCAGCGAAACGGGCTTTCCATGCGCGGCCACACGCTTGTCTGGTATGCTTCGATGCCGGAGTGGACGAAGACGATCGATACGCCGGCGAAAGCGGAGCGCGCGCTCGTCGAGCATATCGAAACGGTCGTTTCCCGTTACCGTGGGCGCATTCGTTCGTGGGACGTGGTGAACGAAGCGATTCCGGACGTCGCGCGCCGTCCGACGGATCGTCGCCCGTCACTCTGGCTCGATCTGCTCGGCGATCGTCACTTTGCGCTTGCGTTTCGGACTGCGGCGGCTGCCGATCCGCAGGCGCAGCTGGTGCTCAACGAATATGACGTTGAATTCGGCGACGAGCATTTTCCGGCGAAGCGGGCGGCGTTCCGGAATCTCGTCTTCCGTCTCTTGGACGCCGGCGCGCCGCTCCATGCAGTGGGCCTGCAATGCCACCTGCGCGGTGCGAAGGCGATCGATCGCGATGGTCTTGGGCGCTTCGTCGGCGAGCTCCATGCAGCGGGAGTAAAGGTGCTGATCACGGAGCTCGATGTGGTCGACAAGGAGCTGCCGCCGTCACCGCTCGAACGTGACCAGATCATCGCCCGCCAAGTCGGCGATCTTCTTTCCACGGTAACCACGGCCGGCCCGCTCGACGCCCTGCTCACCTGGGCATTTCGGATCGCTATAGCTGGATTCCATATATGTTCCCGCGCCGCGACGGTCTGCCGAACCGGCCGCTCCCGCTCGATCGCGACTTCGGCCGCAAGCCGTTCATGCAGATGA